A single window of Jiangella alkaliphila DNA harbors:
- a CDS encoding sensor histidine kinase has translation MRDVLVVAAIAAAYGGLVGAAGLALLPALRRRPARTGVAVAVLVGPVAIVVAVVGAGAAMFVSGYDVMVVVVAALVAAVVGLAMATVLARRLVAGSAELTEAVRRFGRGGAFVRPAVPASTELGALAGELDAALTALAESRRRERELEAARRDLVAWVSHDLRSPLAGLKAMAEALEDGVAADPDRYHRQLREQTDRVTRLVDDLFELARLESGQAAPAYGPVPLPDVVSDALAGATALAAGRGVTVTGAVRSVPPPVHGDVRGLARVVGNLLTNAVQHTPPGGAVAVEVSAAGGAAVLSVRDGCGGIPDGELARVFDVGWRGSAARTPGDGGAGLGLAIVRGLVEAHGGTVTAANTADGCRFEVRLPAG, from the coding sequence GTGAGGGACGTGCTGGTGGTCGCGGCAATCGCCGCCGCCTACGGCGGGCTGGTGGGCGCCGCGGGGCTGGCGCTGCTGCCGGCGCTGCGGCGGCGGCCGGCCCGCACCGGCGTCGCGGTCGCGGTGCTGGTCGGGCCGGTCGCGATCGTGGTCGCGGTGGTCGGCGCCGGCGCGGCGATGTTCGTGTCCGGCTACGACGTCATGGTCGTGGTCGTCGCGGCGCTGGTCGCGGCCGTCGTCGGGCTGGCGATGGCGACGGTGCTGGCCCGGCGGCTGGTGGCCGGCAGTGCCGAGCTGACCGAGGCGGTGCGCCGGTTCGGCCGCGGCGGCGCGTTCGTCCGTCCGGCCGTCCCCGCGAGCACGGAGCTGGGCGCCCTGGCCGGTGAGCTGGACGCGGCGCTGACGGCGCTCGCGGAGTCGCGGCGGCGGGAGCGGGAGCTGGAGGCGGCCCGCCGCGACCTCGTCGCCTGGGTGTCGCACGACCTTCGCTCGCCGCTGGCCGGGCTGAAGGCCATGGCCGAGGCGCTCGAGGACGGCGTCGCGGCCGACCCGGACCGCTACCACCGCCAGCTGCGCGAGCAGACCGACCGCGTCACCCGGCTGGTCGACGACCTGTTCGAGCTGGCCCGGCTGGAGTCCGGCCAGGCGGCGCCCGCGTACGGGCCGGTGCCGCTGCCCGACGTCGTCAGCGACGCGCTCGCGGGGGCGACGGCGCTGGCGGCCGGCCGCGGCGTGACGGTGACCGGCGCGGTCCGCTCGGTGCCGCCGCCGGTTCACGGAGATGTCCGCGGGCTGGCCCGCGTGGTCGGTAACCTGCTGACGAACGCGGTCCAGCACACGCCGCCGGGCGGCGCGGTCGCCGTCGAGGTGTCGGCGGCCGGCGGCGCGGCGGTGCTGAGCGTCCGCGACGGCTGCGGCGGCATCCCGGACGGCGAACTCGCCCGGGTGTTCGACGTCGGCTGGCGAGGGTCCGCCGCCCGTACCCCGGGCGACGGCGGCGCCGGGCTCGGGCTGGCGATCGTCCGCGGCCTGGTCGAGGCGCACGGCGGCACCGTCACGGCGGCGAACACGGCGGACGGCTGCCGGTTCGAGGTCCGGTTGCCGGCCGGCTGA
- a CDS encoding response regulator transcription factor produces the protein METARRILLVEDDATVAEVVVAYLRRAGHTVEHAADGESGLRAFAARRPDLVVLDLMLPGVDGREVIRRIRAAGAVPVIMLTALGAEHDRVHGLELGADDYVAKPFSPRELVLRVRSVLRRGSGDGAGHEPLRDGDLELDPRARRVTRGGVEVRLTVREFDLLAHLLVHAGQAFTRAELLRDVWGWEVGDQSTVTVHVRHLREKLEDRPDQPRRLVTVWGVGYRWERSP, from the coding sequence ATGGAGACGGCGCGGCGCATCCTGCTCGTCGAGGACGACGCCACGGTCGCCGAGGTGGTGGTGGCCTACCTGCGCCGCGCCGGGCACACCGTCGAGCACGCCGCCGACGGCGAGAGCGGGCTGCGGGCGTTCGCCGCGCGCCGTCCCGACCTGGTGGTGCTCGACCTCATGCTGCCCGGCGTCGACGGCCGCGAGGTGATCCGGCGGATCCGGGCGGCCGGCGCGGTCCCGGTGATCATGCTGACCGCGCTCGGCGCCGAGCACGACCGCGTCCACGGCCTGGAGCTGGGCGCCGACGACTACGTCGCGAAGCCGTTCAGCCCGCGCGAGCTGGTGCTGCGGGTCCGTTCTGTGCTGCGGCGGGGGAGCGGCGACGGCGCGGGGCACGAGCCGCTGCGCGACGGCGACCTCGAGCTGGACCCGCGGGCCCGCCGGGTGACGCGCGGCGGCGTCGAGGTGCGGCTCACCGTCCGCGAGTTCGACCTGCTCGCCCACCTGCTCGTCCATGCCGGCCAGGCGTTCACCCGGGCCGAGCTGCTGCGCGACGTCTGGGGGTGGGAGGTCGGCGACCAGTCGACGGTGACGGTGCACGTGCGGCACCTGCGCGAGAAGCTCGAGGACCGCCCCGACCAGCCGCGCCGCCTGGTCACCGTCTGGGGCGTCGGATACCGGTGGGAGCGGTCGCCGTGA
- a CDS encoding aminotransferase class V-fold PLP-dependent enzyme, which produces MERDDEVRAAAAVYLGVDPAELALTGSTTMGLALVYHGLALRPGDHVLTTTHDFYATHEALRLAAARSGAEVEQIPLYDDPATVSADDVTGRVAAALRPETRVVALTWVHSSTGVKLPVRGIADAVAAANAGRAEADRAVLVLDAVHGLGADAARPGDLGCDVFVSGTHKWLFGPRGTGLVWASAAAGAAVAPIIPSFTAPSFGNWLTGDDQPSPFGAGNTPGGYQAFEHRWAAAEAFAFHQAIGPDRVAARTAELATRLKDGLAEVGGVRLVTPRDPELSAGLVCVEVSGRDPFEVVERLLDQRIVASVTPYREAYVRFGTSIVTTPDQVDAAVEAVADLAR; this is translated from the coding sequence GTGGAGCGCGACGACGAGGTGCGGGCCGCCGCGGCCGTGTACCTCGGCGTCGACCCGGCCGAGCTGGCGCTGACCGGCAGCACGACGATGGGCCTCGCCCTCGTCTACCACGGGCTCGCGCTGCGGCCCGGCGACCACGTCCTCACCACGACGCACGACTTCTACGCGACCCACGAGGCGCTCAGGCTGGCCGCCGCCCGCAGCGGCGCCGAGGTCGAGCAGATCCCGCTCTACGACGACCCCGCCACGGTGAGTGCTGACGACGTCACCGGCCGGGTGGCCGCCGCGCTCCGGCCGGAGACCCGGGTCGTCGCGCTGACGTGGGTGCACTCGAGCACCGGCGTGAAGCTGCCGGTGCGCGGCATCGCCGACGCCGTCGCCGCGGCCAACGCCGGCCGGGCCGAGGCAGACCGCGCGGTCCTGGTGCTCGACGCCGTCCACGGGCTGGGCGCCGACGCCGCGCGCCCCGGAGACCTGGGCTGCGACGTGTTCGTGTCGGGCACGCACAAGTGGCTGTTCGGCCCGCGCGGCACCGGCCTCGTCTGGGCGTCGGCCGCCGCCGGCGCCGCGGTCGCGCCCATCATCCCGTCGTTCACCGCGCCCAGCTTCGGCAACTGGCTCACCGGCGACGACCAGCCCAGCCCGTTCGGCGCCGGCAACACGCCCGGCGGCTACCAGGCGTTCGAGCATCGCTGGGCCGCCGCCGAGGCATTCGCGTTCCACCAGGCCATCGGGCCGGACCGGGTCGCCGCCCGCACCGCGGAGCTGGCCACCCGGCTCAAGGACGGCCTCGCCGAGGTCGGCGGCGTCCGGCTGGTCACGCCGCGCGACCCGGAGCTGTCCGCCGGCCTGGTCTGCGTCGAGGTCTCCGGCCGCGACCCGTTCGAGGTCGTCGAGCGGCTGCTCGACCAGCGCATCGTCGCGTCGGTGACGCCGTACCGCGAGGCGTACGTCCGGTTCGGCACCAGCATCGTCACGACCCCGGACCAGGTCGACGCCGCCGTCGAGGCGGTCGCCGACCTCGCCCGTTAG
- a CDS encoding MarR family winged helix-turn-helix transcriptional regulator, which produces MTITAGDDAAAARRRRRRSGAAIKESMRELSVQLSLLNHQISASFDLRDTDFDCLDVIKRHGPLSPSALARRTGLHAATLTGVLDRLERGEWIARERDPADRRAVIVRARRERNPELFGKFAGMNSAMDGLLADYTPDDLELLADFLRRTADAGRVATEALVEDGR; this is translated from the coding sequence ATGACCATCACGGCCGGTGACGACGCTGCCGCCGCGCGCCGCCGGCGGCGCCGGTCGGGTGCGGCGATCAAGGAGTCGATGCGCGAGCTGAGCGTCCAGCTGTCCCTGCTGAACCATCAGATCAGCGCGTCCTTCGACCTCCGCGACACCGACTTCGACTGCCTCGACGTCATCAAGCGCCACGGTCCGCTGAGCCCCAGCGCGCTGGCGCGGCGCACTGGCCTGCACGCCGCCACGTTGACCGGCGTCCTCGACCGCCTCGAACGGGGCGAGTGGATCGCCCGTGAGCGTGACCCCGCCGACCGTCGGGCCGTCATCGTCCGCGCCCGCCGCGAGCGCAACCCCGAGCTGTTCGGCAAGTTCGCCGGCATGAACAGCGCGATGGACGGCCTGCTCGCCGACTACACCCCGGACGACCTGGAGCTGCTCGCCGACTTCCTCCGGCGCACGGCCGACGCCGGCCGGGTCGCCACCGAGGCCCTCGTCGAGGACGGCCGCTGA
- a CDS encoding NAD(P)H-binding protein, whose amino-acid sequence MMILVTGATGRVGRPLINLLRIAGAGVRAVSRDATEAELPAGVEVVEGDPSRPDTVADALDGVTSLFLHPRAVGDGAADLVDLARRRGVRRVVALAAINIDDDPSEQPSRLAGDRNREAEEAAAGSGLEWTSLRPSFFAANAITMWGAQIRAGDVVRYAYPDVSESPIHEHDIASVAVHALLTDDLVGRRVELTGPQTLTHAEMVGVIGDVLGRPLRYEELDPGVAAERMVAHGLPEPFVTALLARYARIAGTRQPPSDDVEKVLGRPAVAFAQWVADHAAAFTFEDRR is encoded by the coding sequence ATCATGATCCTGGTGACCGGAGCGACCGGAAGGGTCGGACGCCCCCTGATCAACCTGCTGCGCATCGCGGGCGCCGGCGTGCGTGCAGTCAGCCGCGACGCGACGGAGGCCGAGCTGCCGGCGGGCGTCGAGGTCGTCGAGGGCGACCCGTCCCGGCCGGACACCGTCGCGGATGCACTGGACGGCGTCACGTCGCTGTTCCTGCATCCCCGCGCCGTGGGCGACGGCGCAGCCGACCTCGTGGACCTGGCCCGGCGAAGGGGGGTGCGGCGGGTCGTGGCGCTGGCGGCGATCAACATCGACGACGACCCGTCCGAGCAGCCGTCGCGGCTGGCCGGCGATCGTAACCGGGAGGCCGAAGAGGCCGCCGCCGGCAGCGGGTTGGAGTGGACCAGCCTCCGTCCCAGCTTCTTCGCCGCCAACGCGATCACCATGTGGGGCGCTCAGATCCGAGCCGGCGACGTCGTCCGTTACGCGTATCCGGATGTCAGCGAATCGCCGATCCACGAGCACGACATCGCGAGCGTCGCCGTGCATGCCCTGCTCACCGACGATCTCGTCGGCCGGCGGGTGGAGTTGACCGGACCCCAGACGCTCACCCACGCCGAGATGGTCGGCGTCATCGGCGACGTCCTCGGCCGGCCGTTGCGCTACGAGGAGCTCGACCCCGGCGTCGCCGCCGAGCGCATGGTCGCGCACGGCCTGCCCGAGCCGTTCGTCACCGCGCTGCTGGCCAGGTACGCCCGGATCGCCGGCACCCGGCAGCCGCCCTCTGACGACGTCGAGAAGGTTCTCGGCCGGCCTGCGGTCGCCTTCGCCCAGTGGGTCGCGGACCACGCCGCCGCCTTCACGTTCGAGGATCGCCGATGA